A genomic window from Salvia miltiorrhiza cultivar Shanhuang (shh) chromosome 5, IMPLAD_Smil_shh, whole genome shotgun sequence includes:
- the LOC131024603 gene encoding uncharacterized protein LOC131024603, whose amino-acid sequence MVGIFSRFSGRGSHRRTQSALDEMGVLPSSSDATTSAILSTATSAVPHGIELAFEFKPVEHPSEPLDSDQPILCPQPEPSILNDGRIWKERASSGSGVSRRAETPVLQEQISIEPEIPRTKPRPPRRILPSMSAPEHNILKLLEECNASGISFNT is encoded by the exons ATGGTGGGGATTTTCTCAAGATTTTCTGGCAGGGGTAGCCATCGCCGCACTCAAAGTGCTCTT GATGAAATGGGAGTATTGCCTTCTAGCTCAGATGCTACAACCAGTGCTATTTTGTCGACAGCTACGTCTGCTGTCCCTCATGGGATTGAACTAGCGTTTGAGTTTAAACCCGTTGAACATCCAAGTGAGCCTCTTGACAGTGATCAACCTATCCTGTGTCCACAACCCGAGCCTTCAATTCTTAAT GATGGAAGAATCTGGAAAGAAAGAGCGTCGTCAGGCTCGGGCGTATCCCGGAGGGCGGAGACGCCGGTTTTGCAGGAACAGATCTCCATTGAACCCGAGATTCCGAGAACGAAACCTCGGCCTCCTCGACGCATTCTGCCCTCGATGAGTGCCCCGGAACACAACATTCTCAAACTGCTCGAAGAGTGTAATGCATCTGGAATAAGCTTCAATACCTGA
- the LOC131024604 gene encoding DEAD-box ATP-dependent RNA helicase 5, translated as MAGPKKQQTEAGIMQNSETKLHKKHKNKQKRKIEEIDAEDVEIEQKLEEEILDAGSTEISKKKKKKKKKDKEGDGVSEKEASERKVAETAEEEVIESIGVVVSGKNVNESKYKALNSFVESGLPEEVLECCKAFDKPSPIQSHSWPFLLDGRDLIGIAATGSGKTLAFGIPAIRHVLNKRKSNTSKKVNPRCLVLSPTRELAQQISDVLCDAGKPSGVKSVCIYGGTSKGPQISSLKAGVDIVIGTPGRLKDLIEMGVCRLNEVSFVVLDEADRMLDMGFEPEVRSILSQTCSVRQMVMFSATWPPPVHQLAQEFMDPNPVKVVVGSEDLAANHDVMQIVEVLDERARDERLQTLLEKYHKSRKNRVLVFVLYKKEASRVESMLNRRGWKAVSISGDKAQTARTQALSQFKEGTCPLLIATDVAARGLDIPDVEVVINYSFPLTTEDYVHRIGRTGRAGKKGVAHTFFTKENKGLSGELVNVLREAKQVVPEDLLKFGTHVKKKESKLYGAHFREIDANAPKATKITFDDSDED; from the exons ATGGCTGGCCCAAAGAAGCAGCAAACTGAAGCAGGCATCATGCAAAATAGCGAAACCAAGCTCCACAAGAAGCACAAGAACAAGCAGAAGAGAAAAATTGAGGAGATTGATGCGGAAGATGTGGAAATTGAGCAAAAGTTAGAAGAGGAGATTTTGGATGCTGGGTCCACGGAAATCtcgaaaaagaagaagaagaagaagaagaaggacaAGGAGGGAGATGGTGTGAGTGAGAAGGAGGCAAGTGAGAGGAAAGTTGCAGAGACTGCAGAAGAGGAGGTGATAGAAAGTATTGGCGTCGTGGTGTCTGGGAAGAATGTCAATGAATCGAAATACAAGGCTCTGAATTCGTTTGTTGAGTCGGGGCTTCCTGAAGAGGTCTTGGAATGCTGCAAGGCGTTCGATAAGCCATCGCCGATTCAATCACATTCGTGGCCGTTTCTGCTCGATGGCCGCGATCTTATTGGAATTGCTGCCACCGGGTCCG GTAAAACGCTCGCATTTGGAATCCCTGCTATTAGGCACGTCTTGAACAAGCGAAAGAGTAATACCTCTAAGAAAGTGAACCCGCGCTGTCTTGTTCTATCACCTACAAGGGAGCTAGCTCAACAA ATTTCAGATGTTTTATGTGATGCTGGAAAGCCTAGTGGAGTGAAGTCAGTTTGCATATATGGAGGAACTTCCAAAGGACCCCAGATATCTTCTCTGAAAGCTGGTGTT GACATTGTTATCGGGACACCTGGCCGTTTGAAAGACTTGATTGAAATGGGAGTGTGCCGCCTGAATGAGGTTTCTTTTGTG GTTCTAGATGAAGCTGACCGGATGCTTGACATGGGATTTGAACCTGAGGTTCGCTCGATTTTAAGTCAAACATGCTCTG TTCGCCAGATGGTAATGTTTAGTGCAACATGGCCTCCACCTGTGCATCAATTAGCTCAGGAATTCATGGACCCAAACCCAGTTAAG GTGGTGGTGGGTTCGGAAGATTTAGCTGCCAATCATGATGTCATGCAAATAGTGGAG GTGTTGGATGAGCGAGCACGTGACGAGCGCCTGCAGACTTTGCTAGAGAAATATCACAAATCTAGAAA AAACAGAGTATTGGTTTTTGTTTTATACAAGAAAGAAGCATCTCGGGTGGAGAGTATGCTTAACAGAAG GGGTTGGAAAGCTGTTTCTATTAGTGGGGACAAAGCGCAGACTGCAAGAACACAAGCCTTGTCGCAGTTTAAGGAGGGAACTTGTCCTCTATTG ATTGCAACTGATGTTGCTGCTCGAGGATTGGATATTCCTGATGTTGAAGTCGTTATCAATTATAGTTTTCCGCTCACGACGGAGGATTATGTGCACAGAATTGGTCGAACTGGAAGAGCTGGTAAGAAGGGAGTGGCTCATACATTCTTTACAAAGGAAAATAAG GGGCTTTCTGGGGAGCTGGTAAATGTTCTCAGGGAAGCCAAGCAAGTTGTACCTGAAGATCTACTGAAATTCGGGACTCATGTCAAGAAAAAG GAATCAAAGCTATATGGTGCCCATTTTAGAGAAATTGATGCCAATGCTCCCAAAGCTACCAAGATAACCTTCGATGATTCTGATGAGGATTGA